From a single Alloactinosynnema sp. L-07 genomic region:
- the rpsH gene encoding 30S ribosomal protein S8, giving the protein MTMTDPIADFLTRLRNANSAYHDEVVLPHSKLKAHIAEILQREGYIAGFRDEDGEKGKNLVVELKYGPNRERSIAGLRRVSKPGLRVYAKSTNLPKVLGGLGVAIISTSGGLLTDRQANKQGVGGEVLAYVW; this is encoded by the coding sequence ATGACGATGACCGACCCGATCGCAGACTTCTTGACTCGTCTGCGTAATGCCAACTCGGCATACCACGACGAGGTCGTGCTGCCGCACTCGAAGCTCAAGGCGCACATCGCCGAGATCCTTCAGCGTGAGGGCTACATCGCGGGCTTCCGCGACGAAGACGGCGAGAAGGGCAAGAACCTTGTCGTCGAGCTGAAGTACGGCCCGAACCGCGAGCGCAGCATCGCCGGTCTGCGCCGGGTTTCCAAGCCCGGTCTGCGGGTGTACGCGAAGTCGACCAACCTGCCGAAGGTTCTCGGCGGCCTGGGCGTGGCGATCATCTCCACGTCCGGTGGCCTGCTGACCGACCGTCAGGCAAACAAGCAAGGCGTGGGCGGAGAAGTCCTCGCCTACGTCTGGTAG
- the rplB gene encoding 50S ribosomal protein L2, with product MGIRKYKPTTPGRRGSSVADFAEITRSTPEKSLIRPLHGKGGRNAHGKITTRHKGGGHKRAYRLIDFRRNDKDGVPAKVAHIEYDPNRTARIALLHYADGEKRYIIAPNKLSQGDPIENGPRADIKPGNNLPLRNIPVGTVIHAIELRPGGGAKIARSAGTSVRLVAKDGPYAQLRMPSGEIRNVDVRCRATVGEVGNADHSNINWGKAGRMRWKGKRPTVRGVAMNPVDHPHGGGEGKTSGGRHPVNPAGKPEGRTRRSKPSDKLIVRRRTTGKNKR from the coding sequence ATGGGCATCCGCAAATACAAGCCGACCACCCCGGGCCGTCGTGGCTCCAGCGTGGCGGACTTCGCCGAGATCACTCGGTCGACGCCGGAGAAGTCGCTGATCCGTCCCCTGCACGGCAAGGGCGGGCGTAACGCGCACGGCAAGATCACCACCCGGCACAAGGGTGGCGGTCACAAGCGCGCGTACCGCCTCATCGACTTCCGTCGCAACGACAAGGACGGCGTGCCGGCCAAGGTCGCTCACATCGAGTACGACCCCAACCGCACCGCCCGGATCGCGTTGCTGCACTACGCCGACGGCGAGAAGCGCTACATCATCGCGCCGAACAAGCTGTCGCAGGGCGACCCGATTGAGAACGGCCCCCGCGCCGACATCAAGCCGGGCAACAACCTGCCGCTGCGCAACATCCCGGTCGGCACCGTGATCCACGCGATCGAGCTCCGCCCCGGTGGCGGCGCGAAGATCGCCCGGTCCGCGGGCACGAGCGTGCGCCTCGTCGCGAAGGACGGCCCCTACGCCCAGCTGCGTATGCCGTCCGGCGAGATCCGCAACGTCGACGTGCGCTGCCGCGCCACCGTTGGTGAGGTCGGCAACGCCGATCACTCCAACATCAACTGGGGCAAGGCGGGCCGCATGCGGTGGAAGGGCAAGCGCCCGACCGTCCGCGGTGTCGCGATGAACCCGGTCGACCACCCGCACGGTGGTGGTGAGGGTAAGACCTCCGGTGGTCGCCACCCGGTCAACCCCGCGGGTAAGCCCGAGGGCCGCACCCGGCGCAGCAAGCCGAGCGACAAGCTGATCGTCCGCCGCCGGACCACCGGCAAGAACAAGCGCTGA
- the rplV gene encoding 50S ribosomal protein L22, translating to MNARNEAPAQEEYPRAVARARYVRDTPMKVRRVVELIRGRSASEALAVLQFAPQAASEPVAKVLASAIANAENNLNLDPDTLWVSTVYVDEGPTLKRFRPRAQGRAYRIRKRTSHITVEVESRPKPAAKAAKKGGAR from the coding sequence ATGAACGCCCGTAACGAAGCTCCGGCGCAGGAGGAATACCCCCGCGCCGTTGCTCGGGCTCGCTACGTTCGCGACACGCCCATGAAGGTGCGCCGCGTCGTCGAGCTCATCAGGGGACGTAGCGCCAGCGAGGCCCTGGCCGTGCTCCAGTTCGCGCCGCAGGCGGCTAGTGAGCCGGTCGCGAAGGTGCTCGCCAGTGCCATTGCCAACGCCGAGAACAACCTCAACCTCGACCCGGACACCCTGTGGGTGTCGACGGTGTACGTGGACGAGGGCCCGACGTTGAAGCGGTTCCGTCCGCGCGCCCAGGGGCGTGCCTACCGGATCCGCAAGCGCACGAGCCACATCACGGTCGAGGTCGAGTCCCGGCCGAAGCCCGCAGCCAAGGCTGCCAAGAAGGGTGGTGCCCGCTAA
- the rplN gene encoding 50S ribosomal protein L14, translating to MIQQESRLRVADNTGAKEILCIRVLGGSGRRYAGIGDIIVATVKDAIPGAGVKKGDVVKAVIVRTVKERRRPDGSYIRFDENAAVLIKNEGEPRGTRIFGPVGRELRDKKFMKIISLAPEVL from the coding sequence GTGATCCAGCAGGAGTCGCGACTGCGTGTCGCCGACAACACCGGTGCGAAGGAAATCCTTTGCATCCGTGTTCTCGGTGGTTCCGGTCGCCGCTACGCGGGCATCGGCGACATCATCGTCGCCACGGTCAAGGACGCGATCCCCGGCGCCGGTGTGAAGAAGGGTGACGTCGTCAAGGCCGTCATCGTCCGCACCGTCAAGGAGCGTCGCCGTCCGGACGGCTCGTACATCCGGTTCGACGAGAACGCCGCCGTCCTCATCAAGAACGAGGGCGAGCCGCGTGGAACCCGCATCTTCGGCCCGGTCGGCCGCGAGCTGCGCGACAAGAAGTTCATGAAGATCATCTCGCTCGCACCGGAGGTGCTCTGA
- the rpmD gene encoding 50S ribosomal protein L30, translating to MAQLKVTQVKSTIGEKHAARESLRTLGLRKIRQSTVREDSPEVRGLIHRVRHLVNVEEVDN from the coding sequence ATGGCACAGCTCAAGGTGACCCAGGTCAAGAGCACCATCGGCGAGAAGCACGCGGCTCGCGAGTCCCTGCGGACTCTCGGTCTCCGCAAGATCCGCCAGTCGACGGTGCGCGAGGACAGCCCTGAGGTGCGCGGCCTGATCCACCGTGTCCGCCACCTCGTCAACGTCGAGGAGGTCGACAACTGA
- the tuf gene encoding elongation factor Tu, which yields MAKAKFERNKPHVNIGTIGHIDHGKTTLTAAISRVLHDKFPDVNPLMNFDQIDKAPEEKARGITISIAHIEYETGKRHYAHVDCPGHADYIKNMITGAAQMDGAILVVAATDGPMPQTKEHVLLARQVGVPYIVVALNKSDMVDDEEILELVELEVRELLTEYEFPGDDLPVVRVSALKALEGDAEWGEKLMELMNAVDESIPEPEREVEKPFLMPIEDVFTITGRGTVVTGRIERGIIKVNETVEVVGIKEKAISTTVTSIEMFKKFLDEGRAGDNAALLLRGVKREDVERGQVVVRPGTTTPHTEFEAQAVILSKDEGGRHTPFFNNYRPQFYFRTTDVTGVVTLPEGTEMVMPGDNTGMLVKLIQPIAMDEGLRFAIREGGRTVGAGQVTKILA from the coding sequence GTGGCGAAGGCTAAGTTCGAGCGGAACAAGCCGCACGTCAACATCGGGACCATTGGTCATATCGACCACGGCAAGACCACGCTCACCGCGGCGATCTCCCGGGTCCTGCACGACAAGTTCCCCGACGTCAACCCGCTGATGAACTTCGATCAGATCGACAAGGCGCCGGAAGAGAAGGCGCGTGGCATCACGATCTCGATCGCGCACATCGAGTACGAGACCGGCAAGCGGCACTACGCGCACGTCGACTGCCCGGGGCACGCGGACTACATCAAGAACATGATCACCGGTGCCGCCCAGATGGACGGCGCGATCCTGGTCGTGGCCGCCACCGACGGCCCGATGCCGCAGACCAAGGAGCACGTGCTCCTGGCTCGCCAGGTCGGTGTCCCCTACATCGTCGTCGCGCTGAACAAGTCCGACATGGTCGACGATGAGGAGATCCTGGAGCTCGTCGAGCTCGAGGTCCGCGAGCTGCTGACCGAGTACGAGTTCCCGGGCGACGACCTGCCGGTCGTGCGCGTCTCGGCGCTCAAGGCGCTCGAGGGCGACGCCGAGTGGGGCGAGAAGCTCATGGAGCTCATGAACGCGGTCGACGAGTCGATCCCGGAGCCCGAGCGCGAGGTCGAGAAGCCGTTCCTCATGCCGATCGAGGACGTCTTCACGATCACCGGTCGTGGCACGGTCGTCACCGGCCGTATCGAGCGTGGCATCATCAAGGTGAACGAGACCGTCGAGGTCGTCGGCATCAAGGAAAAGGCCATCTCGACCACGGTCACCAGCATCGAGATGTTCAAGAAGTTCCTCGACGAGGGTCGGGCGGGCGACAACGCGGCGCTGCTGCTGCGTGGCGTCAAGCGTGAGGATGTCGAGCGCGGCCAGGTCGTGGTCCGCCCCGGCACCACCACCCCGCACACCGAGTTCGAGGCGCAGGCGGTCATCCTGAGCAAGGACGAGGGTGGACGTCACACCCCGTTCTTCAACAACTACCGCCCGCAGTTCTACTTCCGCACCACCGACGTGACCGGCGTCGTGACCCTCCCCGAGGGCACCGAGATGGTCATGCCGGGCGACAACACGGGCATGCTCGTGAAGCTGATCCAGCCCATCGCGATGGACGAGGGCCTGCGCTTCGCCATCCGTGAGGGTGGCCGCACCGTGGGTGCGGGTCAGGTCACGAAGATCCTCGCTTAG
- the rpsS gene encoding 30S ribosomal protein S19 gives MPRSLKKGPFVDDHLLKKVDALNESGKKTVIKTWSRRSTIIPDMLGHTIAVHDGRKHVPVFVSEAMVGHKLGEFAPTRTFKGHIKDDRKARRR, from the coding sequence ATGCCACGCAGCCTGAAGAAGGGCCCGTTCGTGGACGACCACCTGCTCAAGAAGGTGGACGCTCTCAACGAGTCCGGCAAGAAGACCGTGATCAAGACCTGGTCGCGTCGCTCCACGATCATCCCCGACATGCTCGGGCACACGATCGCGGTGCACGACGGCCGCAAGCACGTTCCGGTGTTCGTCTCCGAGGCCATGGTGGGTCACAAGCTGGGCGAGTTCGCCCCGACCCGCACGTTCAAGGGCCACATCAAGGACGACCGCAAGGCCCGTCGCCGCTAG
- the rpsC gene encoding 30S ribosomal protein S3: protein MGQKINPHGFRLGITTDWRSRWYADKQYAEYVAEDVKIRRLLSKGMERAGISRVEIERTRDRVRVDIHTARPGIVIGRRGAEADRIRGELEKLTKKQVQLNILEVKNPEADAQLVAQVTAEQLSNRVSFRRAMRKAIQSAMRSPHVKGIRVQCGGRLGGAEMSRSEHYREGRVPLHTLRADIDYGFFEARTTFGRIGVKVWIYKGEVVGGRREHEARSAAPSADRREPRRERPNRARRSGASGTTATSTEAGRAAAEAQTKVEAPAETASNGES, encoded by the coding sequence ATGGGGCAGAAGATCAACCCACACGGCTTCCGGCTTGGGATCACCACCGACTGGCGGTCCCGTTGGTACGCCGACAAGCAGTACGCGGAGTACGTGGCGGAGGACGTCAAGATCCGCCGCCTGCTGTCCAAGGGCATGGAGCGCGCCGGTATCTCCCGTGTGGAGATCGAGCGCACCCGTGACCGGGTCCGCGTCGACATCCACACCGCCCGGCCGGGCATCGTCATCGGCCGCCGCGGCGCGGAGGCCGACCGTATCCGCGGCGAGCTGGAGAAGCTGACCAAGAAGCAGGTCCAGCTGAACATCCTCGAGGTGAAGAACCCCGAGGCCGACGCCCAGCTCGTGGCCCAGGTGACCGCCGAGCAGCTGTCCAACCGCGTGTCCTTCCGTCGCGCGATGCGTAAGGCCATCCAGTCGGCCATGCGTTCGCCGCACGTCAAGGGCATCCGGGTGCAGTGCGGTGGCCGTCTCGGCGGCGCCGAGATGTCCCGCTCGGAGCACTACCGCGAGGGTCGCGTCCCGCTGCACACGCTGCGCGCGGACATCGACTACGGCTTCTTCGAGGCCCGCACCACCTTCGGCCGCATCGGCGTCAAGGTGTGGATCTACAAGGGCGAGGTCGTCGGCGGCCGTCGCGAGCACGAGGCCCGTTCGGCGGCCCCTTCGGCCGACCGTCGCGAGCCGCGTCGTGAGCGTCCGAACCGCGCGCGTCGTTCCGGTGCCTCCGGCACCACCGCTACCAGCACCGAGGCGGGACGCGCTGCCGCCGAGGCACAGACGAAGGTCGAAGCTCCGGCTGAGACTGCTAGCAACGGGGAGAGCTGA
- the rplX gene encoding 50S ribosomal protein L24, whose amino-acid sequence MKIKKGDTVVVIAGKDKGAKGKVIQSYPERDKVLVEGVNRVKKHTRISQTQRGAQSGGIVTQEAPIHISNVMLVSEGKAVRVGYKFDDEGNKTRIARGKGNGKEI is encoded by the coding sequence ATGAAGATCAAGAAGGGCGACACGGTCGTCGTCATCGCCGGTAAGGACAAGGGCGCGAAGGGCAAGGTCATTCAGTCCTACCCCGAACGCGACAAGGTTCTTGTCGAGGGCGTGAACCGCGTCAAGAAGCACACCCGCATCTCGCAGACCCAGCGTGGCGCGCAGTCCGGTGGCATCGTCACCCAGGAAGCGCCCATCCACATCTCCAACGTGATGCTGGTTTCCGAGGGCAAGGCCGTGCGTGTCGGCTACAAGTTCGACGACGAGGGCAACAAGACCCGGATCGCTCGCGGCAAGGGCAACGGGAAGGAGATCTGA
- the rplE gene encoding 50S ribosomal protein L5: protein MTTTEKIIPRLKTRYREEITVALRDEYKYANVMQIPGVVKVVVNMGVGDAARDGKLIEGAVRDLATITGQKPEVRKARKSIAQFKLREGMPIGARVTLRGDRMWEFLDRLLTIALPRIRDFRGLSGKQFDGNGNYTFGLNEQSMFHEIDPDSIDRQRGMDITIVTTAINDEEGRALLKHLGFPFKEN, encoded by the coding sequence ATGACTACCACTGAGAAGATCATCCCGCGGTTGAAGACCCGCTACCGCGAAGAGATCACGGTCGCCCTGCGCGACGAGTACAAGTACGCCAACGTCATGCAGATCCCCGGCGTGGTGAAGGTCGTCGTCAACATGGGTGTCGGCGACGCCGCCCGCGACGGCAAGCTGATCGAGGGCGCGGTCCGCGACCTGGCCACGATCACCGGCCAGAAGCCCGAGGTCCGCAAGGCCCGCAAGTCCATCGCGCAGTTCAAGCTGCGCGAGGGCATGCCGATCGGCGCGCGGGTCACCCTGCGCGGCGACCGCATGTGGGAGTTCCTCGACCGCCTGCTGACGATCGCGCTGCCGCGTATCCGCGACTTCCGCGGCCTGTCGGGCAAGCAGTTCGACGGCAACGGCAACTACACCTTCGGTCTCAACGAGCAGTCGATGTTCCACGAGATCGACCCCGACTCGATCGACCGCCAGCGCGGCATGGACATCACCATCGTCACCACCGCGATCAACGACGAGGAGGGCCGGGCGCTGCTGAAGCACCTGGGCTTCCCGTTCAAGGAGAACTGA
- a CDS encoding type Z 30S ribosomal protein S14, which produces MAKKALVEKAARKPKFAVRGYTRCNRCGRPHSVFRKFGLCRICLRQMAHRGELPGVSKSSW; this is translated from the coding sequence ATGGCCAAGAAGGCTCTTGTCGAAAAGGCTGCCAGGAAGCCGAAGTTCGCGGTGCGCGGCTACACGCGGTGCAACCGTTGCGGCCGCCCGCACTCGGTGTTCCGCAAGTTCGGCCTCTGCCGGATCTGCCTGCGCCAGATGGCTCACCGCGGTGAGCTGCCGGGCGTCAGCAAGTCCAGCTGGTAA
- the rpsJ gene encoding 30S ribosomal protein S10, producing the protein MAGQKIRIRLKAYDHEAIDASARKIVETVTRTGARVVGPVPLPTEKNVYCVIRSPHKYKDSREHFEMRTHKRLIDILDPTPKTVDALMRIDLPASVDVNIQ; encoded by the coding sequence ATGGCGGGACAGAAGATCCGCATCCGGCTCAAGGCCTATGACCACGAGGCGATCGACGCGTCCGCGCGCAAGATCGTGGAGACCGTGACGCGCACTGGCGCACGGGTCGTCGGGCCTGTGCCGCTGCCCACCGAGAAGAACGTCTACTGCGTCATCCGCTCGCCGCACAAGTACAAGGACTCGCGCGAGCACTTCGAGATGCGTACGCACAAGCGTCTGATCGACATTCTCGACCCGACGCCGAAGACGGTCGACGCGCTCATGCGCATCGACCTCCCGGCCAGTGTCGACGTCAACATCCAGTAA
- the rplC gene encoding 50S ribosomal protein L3: MSDRQMKGILGTKLGMTQVFDENNRIVPVTVVKAGPNVVTQIRSQDSDGYTAVQLAFGAIDPRKVNKPEAGHFGKAGVTPRRVLAELRTTDAAEYTLGQEITAEVFEAGQVIDATGTTKGKGTAGVMKRHGFKGLGASHGTQRKHRSPGSIGGCATPGRVFKGLRMAGRMGNVRVTTQNLTVHQVDGESGLILIKGAVPGPKGGLVFLRTAAKGGV; encoded by the coding sequence ATGTCTGACAGGCAGATGAAGGGAATCCTGGGCACGAAGCTCGGGATGACCCAGGTCTTCGACGAGAACAACCGGATCGTTCCGGTGACCGTCGTCAAGGCGGGACCCAACGTGGTCACGCAGATCCGTAGCCAGGATTCCGATGGCTACACGGCGGTTCAGTTGGCGTTCGGCGCCATCGACCCGCGCAAGGTGAACAAGCCCGAGGCCGGGCACTTCGGCAAGGCGGGTGTGACCCCGCGCCGCGTTCTCGCGGAGCTGCGGACCACCGACGCCGCCGAGTACACCCTGGGCCAGGAGATCACCGCGGAGGTGTTCGAGGCCGGTCAGGTCATCGACGCCACGGGGACCACCAAGGGCAAGGGCACCGCCGGTGTCATGAAGCGACACGGCTTCAAGGGTCTGGGCGCCTCCCACGGCACCCAGCGCAAGCACCGCTCCCCGGGTTCGATCGGCGGCTGTGCCACCCCGGGTCGCGTCTTCAAGGGTCTGCGGATGGCCGGTCGCATGGGCAACGTGCGCGTGACCACGCAGAACCTCACCGTGCACCAGGTCGACGGCGAGTCCGGCCTGATCCTGATCAAGGGTGCCGTTCCCGGCCCCAAGGGCGGCCTCGTGTTCCTGAGGACCGCGGCTAAGGGTGGTGTCTGA
- the rplR gene encoding 50S ribosomal protein L18: MSEATTKRKPVGTDVSTARRVAKTRRHFRLRKKISGTPERPRLVVHRSSRHIAVQIIDDLAGHTLAAASSIEADVRAVEGDKKAHSAKVGELIAARAKDAGITTVVFDRGGNKYTGRIAALADAARGAGLEF, encoded by the coding sequence ATGAGCGAAGCGACTACGAAGCGCAAGCCGGTGGGCACGGATGTCTCGACTGCCCGCCGCGTCGCCAAGACCCGCAGGCACTTCCGGCTCCGCAAGAAGATCAGCGGTACCCCGGAGCGTCCCCGCCTGGTCGTGCACCGGTCCTCGCGGCACATCGCCGTGCAGATCATCGACGACCTCGCGGGCCACACCCTCGCGGCCGCGTCCTCCATCGAGGCGGACGTGCGTGCGGTCGAGGGCGACAAGAAGGCCCACTCGGCCAAGGTCGGCGAGCTGATCGCGGCCCGCGCCAAGGACGCCGGGATCACCACTGTGGTCTTCGACCGCGGCGGCAACAAGTACACCGGCCGCATCGCGGCGCTGGCCGACGCGGCCCGCGGCGCGGGGCTGGAGTTCTGA
- the rpsE gene encoding 30S ribosomal protein S5, with translation MPGRTRQFGGQGGPGGQGGGQGGERGERRDRRDRRDGDRRGPAQEKTPHLERVVAINRVAKVVKGGRRFSFTALVVVGDGDGMVGVGYGKAKEVPAAIAKGVEEAKKNFFRVPRIGGTIPHPIQGEKAAGVVLLRPASAGTGVIAGGPVRAVLECAGVHDVLSKSLGSDNAINIVHATVAALKGLQRPEEVAARRGLPLEDVAPAGMLRARAAAAAAGTGA, from the coding sequence ATGCCGGGACGTACGCGGCAGTTCGGCGGCCAGGGCGGACCTGGCGGCCAGGGCGGCGGTCAGGGCGGGGAACGTGGCGAGCGCCGCGACCGCCGGGACCGGCGTGATGGCGACCGCCGGGGCCCCGCCCAGGAGAAGACCCCGCACCTTGAGCGGGTCGTGGCGATCAACCGTGTCGCCAAGGTCGTGAAGGGTGGTCGTCGCTTCAGCTTCACCGCCCTGGTCGTGGTCGGCGACGGCGACGGCATGGTCGGTGTCGGCTACGGCAAGGCCAAGGAGGTGCCCGCCGCGATCGCGAAGGGTGTGGAGGAAGCCAAGAAGAACTTCTTCCGCGTCCCGCGCATCGGCGGCACCATCCCGCACCCCATCCAGGGTGAGAAGGCCGCGGGCGTCGTGCTGCTCCGTCCGGCCAGCGCCGGTACCGGTGTCATCGCCGGTGGCCCGGTGCGTGCCGTGCTGGAGTGCGCCGGTGTCCACGACGTGCTGTCGAAGTCGCTCGGCTCCGACAACGCGATCAACATCGTGCACGCCACCGTCGCGGCCCTCAAGGGTCTGCAGCGTCCCGAAGAGGTCGCGGCTCGCCGTGGCCTCCCGCTCGAGGACGTCGCTCCCGCGGGCATGCTCCGCGCTCGCGCGGCCGCCGCGGCCGCGGGAACGGGGGCCTGA
- the rplF gene encoding 50S ribosomal protein L6: MSRIGRLPIPVPTGVDINIDGQNVSVKGPKGTLAITVSEPIVVERAEDGTLAVTRPNDERQNRALHGLTRSLVNNLVVGVTAGYEKKMEIHGVGYRVAAKGSDLEFALGYSHPVKVTAPDGITFTVESPTKFSVSGINKQQVGEVAANIRKLRKPDPYKGKGVRYSGEKIRRKVGKTGK, from the coding sequence ATGTCTCGCATCGGAAGGCTTCCGATCCCCGTCCCGACCGGGGTCGACATCAACATCGACGGCCAGAACGTCAGTGTGAAGGGCCCCAAGGGCACCCTGGCGATCACCGTCTCCGAGCCGATCGTCGTCGAGCGCGCCGAGGACGGCACGCTCGCGGTCACGCGGCCCAACGACGAGCGGCAGAACCGTGCGCTGCACGGCCTGACCCGCTCGCTGGTCAACAACCTCGTCGTCGGCGTCACCGCGGGCTACGAGAAGAAGATGGAAATCCACGGCGTGGGTTACCGCGTCGCGGCCAAGGGTTCGGACCTGGAGTTCGCTCTGGGCTACAGCCACCCGGTCAAGGTGACCGCCCCCGATGGCATCACCTTCACGGTGGAGAGCCCGACCAAGTTCTCGGTCTCGGGTATCAACAAGCAGCAGGTCGGTGAGGTCGCCGCCAACATCCGCAAGCTGCGCAAGCCCGACCCGTACAAGGGCAAGGGCGTCCGGTACTCCGGCGAGAAGATCCGCCGCAAGGTCGGAAAGACGGGTAAGTGA
- the rpmC gene encoding 50S ribosomal protein L29 — protein sequence MAATTAADLRELNEEELVLRLREAKEELFNLRFQMATGQLDNNRRLRTVKHDIARIYTVMRERELGLSTAPETGEGAA from the coding sequence ATGGCGGCGACCACCGCGGCAGATCTGCGCGAGCTCAACGAAGAAGAGCTGGTGCTGCGTCTGCGTGAGGCGAAGGAAGAGCTCTTCAACCTTCGTTTCCAGATGGCGACCGGCCAGCTCGACAACAACCGTCGGCTGCGCACGGTCAAGCACGACATCGCCCGGATCTACACCGTCATGCGCGAGCGTGAGCTGGGCCTTTCCACAGCTCCCGAGACCGGTGAAGGTGCCGCATGA
- the rpsQ gene encoding 30S ribosomal protein S17 codes for MSENDVTEVRNNRKVREGLVVSEKMDKTIVVALEDRKKHPRYSKVLRSTTKVKVHDEGNTAGVGDRVQIMETRPLSATKRWRLVEILEKAK; via the coding sequence ATGAGCGAGAACGATGTGACTGAAGTCCGCAACAACCGCAAGGTCCGCGAGGGCCTGGTCGTGTCCGAGAAGATGGACAAGACCATCGTCGTGGCCCTGGAAGACCGCAAGAAGCACCCGCGGTACTCCAAGGTCCTGCGTTCGACGACCAAGGTGAAGGTCCACGACGAGGGCAACACCGCGGGCGTGGGCGACCGGGTCCAGATCATGGAGACCCGTCCGCTGTCGGCGACGAAGCGCTGGCGGCTGGTCGAGATCCTCGAGAAGGCCAAGTAA
- the rplP gene encoding 50S ribosomal protein L16 codes for MLIPRRVKHRKQHHPKRAGAAKGGTKVTFGEYGIQALEPAYVTNRQIESARIAINRHIRRGGKVWINIFPDRPLTKKPAETRMGSGKGSPEYWVANVKPGRVMFEMSFPNETVAREALRRAIHKLPMKCRIVTREGGDF; via the coding sequence ATGCTTATCCCGCGCAGGGTCAAGCACCGCAAGCAGCACCACCCCAAGCGGGCGGGTGCGGCCAAGGGCGGCACCAAGGTCACGTTCGGCGAGTACGGCATCCAGGCCCTGGAGCCCGCCTACGTGACCAACCGGCAGATCGAGTCCGCTCGTATCGCCATCAACCGGCACATCCGCCGTGGTGGCAAGGTGTGGATCAACATCTTCCCGGACCGCCCGCTCACGAAGAAGCCCGCCGAGACCCGCATGGGTTCCGGTAAGGGTTCGCCCGAGTACTGGGTGGCCAACGTCAAGCCGGGTCGCGTCATGTTCGAGATGAGCTTCCCGAACGAGACCGTGGCGCGCGAGGCACTGCGCCGCGCGATCCACAAGCTTCCGATGAAGTGCCGCATCGTCACGCGTGAGGGTGGTGACTTCTGA
- the rplW gene encoding 50S ribosomal protein L23: MIPDHRDILLAPVISEKSYGLLEENKYTFVVAPEANKTQIKIAVEKVFGVKVVSVNTLNRNGKRKRTRTGYGKRKDTKRAIVTLSPESKPIEIFGGPAA; this comes from the coding sequence GTGATCCCCGACCACCGCGACATCCTGCTCGCGCCGGTGATCTCCGAGAAGTCCTACGGGCTGCTCGAGGAGAACAAGTACACCTTCGTGGTGGCCCCTGAGGCCAACAAGACCCAGATCAAGATCGCGGTCGAGAAGGTTTTCGGCGTGAAGGTGGTGAGCGTGAACACGCTCAACCGCAACGGAAAGCGCAAGCGCACCCGCACGGGGTACGGCAAGCGCAAGGACACGAAGCGCGCGATCGTCACGCTCTCCCCGGAGAGCAAGCCGATCGAGATCTTCGGCGGCCCGGCCGCGTAA